The following proteins come from a genomic window of Candidatus Methylomirabilota bacterium:
- the thiE gene encoding thiamine phosphate synthase → MDATLYVILDRAAARGRDLDEILAAAIEGGCRMVQLREKAWPSGRLLPLAERLRARCRRAGVTFVVNDRVDLALAVAADGVHLGQDDLPPGAARPLLRPGMILGRSTHSLEQATRARDDGADYIAVGSMFATATKPGFELVGPDLLRRIRPLTERPLVGIGGITDANVAEVIRAGADGVAVISAVCGAPDPAAATRGFLAAIRAARDLTGRTPPL, encoded by the coding sequence ATGGACGCCACGCTGTACGTCATCCTCGACCGCGCCGCGGCGCGCGGCCGGGACCTCGACGAGATCCTCGCCGCGGCGATCGAGGGTGGCTGCCGCATGGTCCAGCTCCGCGAGAAGGCGTGGCCCTCGGGGCGGCTCCTGCCGCTCGCCGAGCGCCTCCGCGCGCGGTGCCGCCGGGCCGGCGTGACGTTCGTCGTGAACGATCGGGTGGACCTCGCCCTCGCGGTCGCCGCCGACGGCGTGCACCTCGGCCAGGACGACCTGCCGCCCGGCGCCGCGCGTCCCCTGCTCCGCCCCGGCATGATCCTCGGGCGCTCGACCCACAGCCTCGAGCAGGCGACGCGCGCGCGCGACGACGGGGCCGACTACATCGCCGTCGGCTCGATGTTCGCGACGGCGACCAAGCCCGGGTTCGAGCTGGTCGGCCCCGACCTCCTGCGGCGGATCCGGCCGCTGACGGAGCGGCCCCTCGTCGGGATCGGCGGTATCACCGACGCGAACGTCGCCGAGGTGATCCGCGCCGGCGCCGACGGCGTCGCGGTGATCTCCGCGGTGTGCGGCGCCCCCGATCCCGCCGCCGCGACGCGCGGGTTTCTCGCGGCGATCCGCGCGGCGCGTGACTTGACCGGCCGTACTCCGCCGCTATAA
- the accC gene encoding acetyl-CoA carboxylase biotin carboxylase subunit, whose translation MFHKILIANRGEIALRIIRTCRELGIRSVIAHSTADAGSLPVKRADESICVGPDAARLSYLNIPAIISAAAVTDSEAIHPGYGFLAENAAFAEVCRACSITFIGPSPEAIRLMGDKAQARQLAKQAGVPVVPGSELPLKDAAEAQEVADRIGYPVIFKAVAGGGGRGMRTVRQRAEVPAAFAACQTEAGAAFGSSDIYCEKFLEKARHVEVQVLGDKNGIRVHLGERDCSVQRRHQKLVEESPAPSLTAETRGGLHRAALATAAAVNYVSAGTVEFLVDEAGDFYFIEMNTRLQVEHPVTEMVTGIDLVREQIRIAAGEALGYRQDAVRLDGHAIECRVNAEDPETFAPSAGRVTAWVPPGGFGVRVDSHLMAPYAVPPFYDSLLAKIVVRGGERAEAIARMRRALAETVVEGVKTSIPFLIRVLNDPAFVEGRFTSVDAARLRG comes from the coding sequence ATGTTCCATAAAATCCTCATCGCGAACCGCGGCGAGATCGCGCTGCGGATCATCCGTACCTGCCGCGAGCTCGGCATCCGGAGCGTCATCGCCCACTCGACGGCCGACGCGGGCTCGCTGCCCGTCAAGCGCGCCGACGAGTCCATCTGCGTCGGCCCCGACGCCGCGCGGCTCAGCTACCTCAACATCCCGGCGATCATCTCCGCCGCCGCGGTGACCGACAGCGAGGCGATCCATCCCGGCTACGGCTTCCTCGCCGAGAACGCCGCGTTCGCCGAGGTGTGCCGCGCCTGCTCCATCACCTTCATCGGTCCCTCGCCCGAGGCGATCCGGCTCATGGGCGACAAGGCGCAGGCGCGCCAGCTCGCCAAGCAGGCGGGCGTGCCCGTCGTCCCGGGCAGCGAGCTCCCGCTCAAGGACGCGGCGGAAGCGCAGGAGGTCGCGGACCGCATCGGCTACCCCGTCATCTTCAAGGCGGTCGCGGGCGGCGGCGGGCGCGGCATGCGGACCGTGCGGCAGCGCGCGGAGGTCCCGGCGGCCTTCGCCGCCTGCCAGACGGAGGCGGGCGCCGCGTTCGGCTCCTCCGACATCTACTGCGAGAAGTTTCTCGAGAAGGCGCGGCACGTCGAAGTGCAGGTGCTGGGCGACAAGAACGGCATCCGCGTGCACCTCGGCGAGCGCGACTGCTCGGTCCAGCGCCGCCACCAGAAGCTCGTCGAGGAGTCGCCCGCGCCGTCCCTCACGGCCGAGACGCGCGGCGGGCTCCACCGCGCCGCGCTCGCCACCGCCGCCGCGGTCAACTACGTGAGCGCGGGCACGGTCGAGTTCCTCGTGGACGAGGCGGGCGACTTCTACTTCATCGAGATGAACACGCGGCTCCAGGTCGAGCACCCCGTGACCGAGATGGTCACCGGCATCGATCTCGTGCGCGAGCAGATCCGGATCGCCGCGGGCGAGGCGCTCGGCTACCGCCAGGACGCGGTGCGCCTCGACGGGCACGCGATCGAGTGCCGCGTCAACGCCGAGGACCCGGAGACCTTCGCGCCGAGCGCCGGGCGCGTCACCGCGTGGGTGCCGCCGGGGGGCTTCGGCGTGCGCGTGGACAGCCACCTCATGGCGCCCTACGCGGTGCCGCCGTTCTACGACTCGCTGCTCGCGAAGATCGTCGTGCGCGGGGGGGAGCGCGCCGAGGCGATCGCCCGCATGCGCCGGGCGCTCGCCGAGACCGTCGTCGAAGGCGTGAAGACCTCCATCCCGTTCCTCATCCGGGTGCTGAACGACCCGGCGTTCGTCGAGGGGCGCTTCACGAGCGTTGACGCGGCCCGGCTCCGCGGCTGA
- a CDS encoding tetratricopeptide repeat protein, whose amino-acid sequence MRPPRRARLGTVAALSALSLVALGLGWSAGRRHPAPEPAPAVVPATTADVTRALMQEALSLYAAGQFPRACERFARAADADPASPARREDVGRCFEGWGWQALREGRPDEALLLFRQALGEAPDAPSLWKGLGLAAVHAGRPDEALGPLESAVRAEFDADVRLLLAHLYDQRDSPDRAIAHLRAVLERQPDHEAARRLLEKVERERRAEAGFARIVTPRFVVKYRGARGEEARRAVVAALDAAADRVGRALGYAPSERISVVLYEERQWEKVTRVHGWATGLFDGKIRLPLPPTLPPAAELERLIVHEYAHAAVHHLSRGRAPRWLHEGLAQALEGAAADPMLRVPGSLTLGGVEALVTDADPVRARAGYDIALWVVGDLLDRGGMEAMRELLARLAAGDGIDDATRRVYGLRMAEIESQWRRLLGG is encoded by the coding sequence GTGAGACCCCCCCGCCGCGCGCGCCTCGGAACCGTCGCCGCCCTCTCGGCCCTGAGCCTCGTCGCGCTCGGGCTCGGCTGGTCGGCGGGACGGCGCCACCCGGCCCCGGAGCCCGCGCCCGCCGTCGTGCCGGCGACCACCGCCGACGTCACGCGCGCGCTCATGCAGGAGGCTCTGAGCCTCTACGCGGCCGGCCAGTTCCCGCGCGCGTGCGAGCGCTTCGCTCGCGCGGCGGACGCGGATCCCGCGAGCCCGGCCCGGCGCGAGGACGTCGGACGGTGCTTCGAGGGCTGGGGCTGGCAGGCGCTGCGCGAGGGGCGTCCGGACGAGGCGCTCCTGCTCTTCCGCCAGGCGCTCGGTGAAGCGCCCGACGCCCCCTCGCTCTGGAAGGGGCTCGGCCTCGCGGCGGTCCACGCGGGGCGGCCGGACGAGGCGCTGGGACCGCTCGAGAGCGCGGTGCGCGCCGAGTTCGACGCGGACGTGCGGCTGCTGCTGGCGCACCTCTACGACCAGCGCGACAGCCCCGACCGCGCGATCGCCCACCTGCGCGCCGTGCTCGAGCGCCAGCCCGACCACGAGGCCGCGCGGCGGCTCCTCGAGAAGGTGGAACGTGAGCGCCGGGCCGAGGCCGGCTTCGCGCGGATCGTCACGCCGCGCTTCGTCGTGAAGTACCGGGGCGCGCGCGGGGAGGAGGCGCGGCGCGCGGTGGTCGCCGCGCTCGACGCGGCCGCCGACCGGGTCGGGCGCGCCCTCGGCTACGCGCCCAGCGAGCGGATCAGCGTCGTCCTGTACGAGGAGCGCCAGTGGGAGAAGGTGACGCGCGTCCACGGCTGGGCCACGGGGCTCTTCGACGGCAAGATCCGGCTGCCGCTCCCGCCGACCCTCCCGCCCGCCGCGGAGCTCGAGCGGCTGATCGTCCACGAGTACGCGCACGCCGCGGTCCACCACCTCTCGCGGGGGCGCGCGCCGCGCTGGCTCCACGAGGGGCTCGCGCAGGCGCTCGAGGGGGCCGCGGCCGATCCGATGCTGCGCGTGCCCGGAAGCCTCACGCTCGGTGGCGTCGAGGCGCTCGTGACCGACGCCGACCCGGTGCGGGCGCGGGCGGGCTACGACATCGCGCTCTGGGTCGTCGGCGACCTCCTGGACCGCGGCGGCATGGAGGCGATGCGCGAGCTCCTGGCCCGGCTGGCCGCGGGCGACGGCATCGACGACGCGACGCGCCGGGTGTACGGCCTGCGCATGGCCGAGATCGAATCCCAGTGGCGGCGCCTGCTCGGGGGGTAA
- the accB gene encoding acetyl-CoA carboxylase biotin carboxyl carrier protein: protein MARGRARPETSEQAVVALARRLGAALHELGLGEIEVAWGDVRVRVQRPGATAHGAPPASGAPDAAPAPVVTDVVPSSSVSVESPMVGTFYRAPSPNADPYVREGDVVKEGQIVCVIEAMKLMNEIEAKVGGRIAKILVENGHAVEYGQPLFLIEPAR from the coding sequence ATGGCCCGCGGGCGGGCGCGTCCCGAGACGAGCGAGCAGGCGGTCGTCGCGCTGGCCCGACGGCTCGGCGCCGCGCTCCACGAGCTCGGGCTCGGCGAGATCGAGGTGGCGTGGGGCGACGTTCGCGTCCGCGTCCAGCGGCCCGGCGCGACCGCTCACGGAGCACCGCCGGCGTCCGGCGCGCCCGACGCCGCCCCCGCGCCGGTCGTCACCGACGTGGTCCCGTCCTCGTCGGTGTCGGTGGAGTCGCCGATGGTCGGCACCTTCTACCGCGCGCCGTCCCCGAACGCGGACCCCTACGTGCGCGAGGGCGACGTCGTGAAGGAGGGGCAGATCGTGTGCGTCATCGAGGCGATGAAGCTCATGAACGAGATCGAGGCGAAGGTCGGCGGGCGCATCGCGAAGATCCTCGTCGAGAACGGGCACGCCGTCGAGTACGGGCAGCCCCTCTTCCTGATCGAGCCGGCGCGCTGA
- the efp gene encoding elongation factor P, which produces MQVSTAEFKKGLRIVFDGEPYAIVDFQHVKPGKGGAFVRTKLKHMRLGKVIDNTFRSGEKVALVDFEEKHMQFLYRDDRYHFMDTESYDQVSLSPDEVGEARDYLRENTEVDVLYIEGRPGAVELPNFVELAIAKTDPGVRGDTAQGGTKPARLETGAVLQVPLFLNEGDVVKVDTRTGEYLGRVAAAGT; this is translated from the coding sequence ATGCAAGTCTCGACGGCGGAGTTCAAGAAGGGGCTCAGGATCGTCTTCGACGGCGAGCCCTACGCGATCGTGGATTTCCAGCACGTCAAGCCCGGCAAGGGCGGCGCGTTCGTCCGCACCAAGCTCAAGCACATGCGGCTCGGCAAGGTGATCGACAACACGTTCCGCTCGGGCGAGAAGGTGGCGCTGGTCGACTTCGAGGAGAAGCACATGCAGTTCCTCTACCGCGACGACCGCTACCACTTCATGGACACCGAGTCGTACGACCAGGTGTCGCTCTCGCCCGACGAGGTCGGTGAGGCGCGCGACTACCTCAGGGAAAACACCGAGGTGGACGTCCTCTACATCGAGGGCCGGCCGGGGGCGGTCGAGCTGCCGAACTTCGTCGAGCTCGCGATCGCCAAGACCGATCCCGGGGTGCGCGGCGACACGGCGCAGGGCGGCACGAAGCCCGCGCGGCTCGAGACAGGCGCGGTCCTCCAGGTGCCGCTCTTCCTCAACGAAGGCGACGTCGTGAAGGTCGACACGCGCACCGGCGAGTACCTCGGTCGCGTCGCGGCGGCGGGGACGTGA
- a CDS encoding tetratricopeptide repeat protein has protein sequence MAMDEPALADAIRRQEERLQRDPGSLAFAQLADLYRKAGRTREAVTLCRSGLARYPHYTTARLILAKALAAEGELAHALAETDAILALAAKDVQAHRLAAELHRRLGRVDRAVAHLETAVRLDPGDRESRSLAALLRAATPQGEDASGLGRVLADDTFATAAFGALCLEQGCVEEAAQVFTRILRRDPDNGPAREGLETTLRARQRRKG, from the coding sequence ATGGCCATGGACGAGCCCGCGCTGGCCGACGCGATCCGCCGGCAGGAGGAGCGGCTGCAGCGCGACCCCGGCTCGCTCGCGTTCGCGCAGCTCGCGGATCTCTACCGGAAGGCGGGGCGCACGCGCGAGGCGGTGACGCTGTGTCGCAGCGGGCTCGCCCGCTACCCCCACTACACGACCGCGCGGCTCATCCTCGCCAAGGCCCTCGCGGCCGAGGGCGAGCTCGCGCACGCGCTCGCGGAGACGGACGCGATTCTCGCGCTGGCCGCGAAGGACGTCCAGGCCCATCGCCTCGCGGCGGAGCTCCATCGCCGCCTGGGTCGCGTCGATCGGGCGGTCGCGCACCTCGAGACCGCGGTGCGGCTCGACCCCGGCGACCGCGAGTCGCGCTCGCTGGCGGCCCTGCTCCGCGCGGCGACGCCCCAGGGCGAGGACGCGAGCGGCCTCGGCCGCGTCCTCGCCGACGACACGTTCGCGACGGCCGCCTTCGGCGCGCTCTGCCTGGAGCAGGGCTGTGTCGAGGAAGCCGCGCAGGTCTTCACGCGAATCCTGCGAAGAGATCCCGACAACGGCCCGGCGCGCGAGGGGCTGGAGACGACGCTCCGCGCCCGCCAGCGACGGAAAGGCTAG